One window of Microcoleus vaginatus PCC 9802 genomic DNA carries:
- a CDS encoding AEC family transporter, giving the protein MLYLENPLLKLYLNLIGWVALGFFLGRLLPRSYSTYLAKFLFFFGTPLSIVAFIRSANLSGAIWKAPLIAWAAILAGGGLAWVLINFGVGEERFKTLNPIAQNSPEHTSAWSLPTQGSFLLATMVGNTGFLGIPVTLSLLGSEHFAWALFYDLLGTTMGINILGVAIASHCGKSDRRQSWLSPLRAIFQNPALWAFGLGFVSRSLPLSAQIAELLTTGAWTVITLALITIGMQLSKLNSLHNLKPVLACLAIKMLLVPLVIGTGLTFFGIAGAPRLVLVLQMAMPPAFGTTLLAEAFNLDRELAVTAIGLGCVSLLFTIPIWMRLFNF; this is encoded by the coding sequence ATGCTTTATTTAGAAAATCCGCTGCTCAAACTTTATCTAAATCTGATCGGATGGGTGGCCTTGGGATTTTTTCTCGGCCGCCTGCTACCACGAAGCTATTCTACATATTTAGCCAAGTTTCTTTTCTTCTTTGGCACGCCATTGAGCATTGTGGCTTTTATCCGCAGCGCCAATTTGTCGGGCGCTATTTGGAAGGCGCCGCTGATAGCTTGGGCGGCAATTCTAGCAGGTGGAGGACTCGCTTGGGTTTTGATAAATTTCGGTGTCGGCGAGGAACGTTTCAAGACTCTTAATCCGATCGCCCAAAATAGCCCGGAACACACCAGCGCTTGGAGTTTGCCCACTCAAGGCAGCTTCTTATTGGCAACGATGGTTGGTAATACGGGTTTTTTAGGCATTCCCGTTACCTTGTCCTTATTAGGGTCGGAACACTTTGCCTGGGCGTTGTTTTACGACTTGCTAGGCACTACCATGGGAATCAATATACTGGGAGTTGCTATTGCTTCTCACTGCGGTAAAAGCGATCGGCGTCAGAGTTGGTTAAGTCCCCTGCGGGCAATTTTTCAGAATCCGGCACTGTGGGCTTTTGGTCTAGGATTTGTCTCGCGCAGCTTGCCGCTGTCGGCACAAATCGCAGAATTGTTAACAACAGGCGCTTGGACTGTAATTACTTTAGCTTTAATTACGATTGGGATGCAGTTGAGCAAGTTGAATTCCTTGCACAACCTCAAACCAGTTTTGGCTTGTCTGGCGATTAAAATGCTGTTAGTTCCCTTGGTAATTGGCACGGGATTAACGTTTTTTGGCATCGCGGGCGCGCCGCGACTTGTGCTAGTGCTGCAAATGGCAATGCCTCCTGCTTTTGGTACTACATTGTTGGCCGAAGCTTTCAATCTCGATCGCGAATTAGCCGTAACTGCGATCGGCCTCGGCTGCGTTAGTTTATTATTCACTATTCCAATATGGATGAGGCTATTTAATTTTTAA
- a CDS encoding VWA domain-containing protein: MARQAKQSSQVKSSSSQAASNTRTKFTLYNFAGNAKAFYLVDRINLERKPGDIPEKSVAHSIIIIDRSGSMYYDLEPLKETLIKLLTLDEYNNYQLIVSLISYASNGDVICHFQRIPIQEVLKFDSQYIKEIQKIHTAGCTCISQSMQLAKSLVKAGEMTAINLHTDGYANDPSPNSEAAKLGEICEELKEMDVFANTISYASADFKLLSKIANTLSGNCIRAGEVKMVYDALYDSTKLLGSSVAPALEEPLIKEYDYQVFVSKSGKKINGSSSTLKICGLKADDRGLFYKYQKVAKDEYDKLDVPVAQTDESVFAFAKANLADGNLNTAKYALASTFDATLTEKHAKALTNAQIAEFTEDLEQAVFAPEVLKNHEIGDRVKVSEKISLLELIKILEENSNSIIIKLKHLQENYQRKGLKRIEGKRDENGNLVKPWLKTEFLDGGEYVQMGSFAINQNTATINMLITRKAKLEKVEDETLIAEVAGILVTDLTTFNNYTIVSDGEVNIKSLRTKISSKPVFDLLKKCGVLEKDGSPVQEFDFRSEYDIKLETLPLVPFDGRYGSLDGVFEELAEIKILSSILSAHLKEESEAYTAEQLEELKQHYLSKSLYINFPTTTEYTDLKSAIANGSVDSRVSYKIDIGSKNILNFGKLHSANKFLDRLYEVYHKKTGEKLAKPTFDITLDEPVVFAHKTLSSRTKITKVDDLMKLIFDEFLGLEDNGIVSATLAKVGADSLLRLLQAKWQGEDVKREEFVAALANANERLEAYAEKVYREKVSPLVFYIGSTGLIPDEMEAKAATAEEINSKYGNLQFSKDEQEGMFFEVGDCIISVYAKNEYFTVGK; encoded by the coding sequence ATGGCACGGCAAGCAAAACAATCGTCTCAAGTCAAAAGTTCCAGCAGCCAAGCAGCCTCCAATACTCGCACCAAATTTACCCTCTACAATTTTGCCGGAAACGCAAAGGCATTCTATCTAGTCGATCGCATTAATTTAGAAAGAAAGCCCGGTGATATCCCAGAAAAATCCGTCGCTCACAGCATCATCATCATCGACCGTTCCGGCTCAATGTATTATGACTTAGAACCGCTGAAAGAAACCCTAATCAAGCTTTTGACCTTAGACGAATACAACAATTACCAGCTAATTGTCAGCCTGATTTCCTATGCTAGCAATGGGGACGTAATTTGTCATTTCCAGCGAATTCCCATTCAAGAAGTGCTGAAGTTTGACTCTCAATACATCAAAGAAATTCAAAAAATCCACACGGCTGGCTGTACCTGCATATCGCAGTCGATGCAACTCGCTAAATCTCTGGTTAAAGCGGGAGAAATGACAGCGATCAATTTGCACACAGACGGCTATGCAAATGACCCCAGTCCCAATTCGGAAGCTGCAAAACTAGGGGAAATTTGCGAAGAACTCAAAGAGATGGATGTGTTTGCCAACACGATCTCCTATGCCTCTGCCGACTTCAAACTTCTCTCCAAAATCGCCAACACATTATCGGGGAATTGCATCCGCGCTGGCGAAGTCAAAATGGTTTATGATGCTCTTTACGACAGCACAAAACTTTTAGGCAGTTCCGTTGCACCTGCGCTGGAAGAACCGTTAATTAAGGAATATGATTATCAAGTTTTTGTTTCCAAAAGCGGCAAGAAAATCAACGGTTCATCGAGTACGCTGAAAATCTGCGGGCTGAAAGCAGACGATCGGGGACTGTTTTACAAATATCAGAAAGTCGCCAAAGATGAGTATGACAAACTAGATGTTCCCGTTGCTCAAACTGATGAGTCGGTGTTTGCTTTTGCGAAAGCTAACCTGGCTGACGGCAATTTAAATACGGCTAAGTATGCGCTGGCGAGCACCTTCGACGCTACTTTGACAGAAAAACACGCGAAAGCTTTGACAAATGCCCAAATAGCCGAGTTTACGGAAGATTTGGAACAGGCTGTTTTTGCGCCTGAGGTGTTGAAAAATCATGAAATTGGCGATCGGGTAAAAGTCAGCGAGAAAATTTCCCTGCTGGAGTTAATCAAGATATTGGAGGAAAACAGCAACAGCATCATCATCAAGTTGAAACACTTGCAAGAAAATTATCAGCGAAAAGGTTTGAAGCGAATTGAAGGAAAGCGAGACGAAAACGGCAACCTTGTCAAGCCTTGGCTGAAAACTGAATTCTTAGATGGTGGCGAATACGTGCAAATGGGTTCATTTGCCATCAATCAAAATACCGCTACCATCAATATGCTAATTACCCGAAAAGCTAAGCTGGAAAAAGTTGAGGATGAAACTTTAATCGCAGAAGTGGCGGGAATTCTAGTTACAGACCTCACTACTTTCAACAATTATACCATTGTCAGCGACGGCGAAGTTAATATCAAGTCACTGCGAACCAAAATCAGCAGCAAACCAGTGTTTGATTTGCTCAAAAAATGCGGTGTCCTTGAAAAAGACGGTTCGCCTGTGCAAGAATTCGACTTCCGTTCAGAGTACGATATAAAGTTAGAGACTTTGCCCCTCGTGCCTTTTGACGGGCGTTACGGCAGCCTTGACGGAGTGTTTGAGGAACTCGCAGAAATTAAAATTCTCTCCAGCATTCTCTCGGCTCATTTGAAGGAGGAATCCGAGGCTTACACTGCGGAACAATTGGAAGAATTGAAACAGCATTATCTGTCAAAAAGCCTTTACATCAACTTTCCGACGACGACGGAATACACGGATTTAAAAAGTGCGATCGCCAACGGTTCAGTAGATTCGCGAGTCAGCTACAAAATCGACATCGGCAGCAAAAACATCCTTAACTTCGGCAAATTGCACTCTGCCAACAAATTTCTCGATCGCCTTTATGAAGTTTACCACAAAAAGACGGGCGAAAAGCTAGCAAAACCGACATTTGACATCACCTTAGATGAGCCTGTTGTCTTCGCACACAAAACGCTGTCATCCCGAACAAAAATCACCAAAGTTGACGACTTGATGAAACTGATTTTCGATGAGTTTTTGGGGTTGGAGGATAACGGAATTGTTAGCGCTACTTTAGCCAAAGTGGGTGCAGATAGTTTGCTGCGCCTTTTGCAAGCGAAATGGCAGGGAGAAGATGTCAAGCGAGAGGAGTTTGTAGCTGCTTTAGCTAATGCGAATGAGCGACTGGAAGCTTATGCTGAAAAAGTGTACAGGGAAAAAGTTTCACCGCTGGTTTTCTATATCGGTTCTACCGGACTTATCCCGGATGAAATGGAGGCAAAAGCGGCGACTGCTGAGGAAATTAATTCTAAATACGGCAACTTGCAATTTTCTAAAGATGAGCAAGAGGGGATGTTTTTTGAAGTGGGAGACTGCATTATTAGCGTGTATGCTAAGAATGAGTATTTCACGGTAGGGAAGTAG
- a CDS encoding NAD(P)-dependent alcohol dehydrogenase encodes MYNAKAYSAVSATSPLASDTIARRDPTEHDVQIEILFCGICHSDVHSVRNEWSDFMSTTYPIVPGHEIVGRVTQVGSAVTKYKPGDLAGIGCMVDSDGTCPHCKAGFEQFCQNVIFTYNSPDKHKTAPVTYGGYSDSVVVDERFVLRVPDNLDLAGVAPLLCAGITTYSPLRHWGVTKGKKVGVVGLGGLGHMGVKFARAFGAHVVVFTTSPDKKEGALRLGADEVVVSRNADEMQQNAGSFDFILDTVSANHDINAYLNLLRLDGNITLVGAPEKPLEVAAFSLIMGRRSLSGSNIGGIAETQEMLDFCGEHNITSDVEVIPIQKVNEAYERLLKSDVKYRFVIDMASLKSE; translated from the coding sequence ATGTACAACGCCAAAGCTTACTCCGCAGTCAGTGCAACATCACCGCTAGCCTCCGACACGATCGCACGGCGCGATCCAACCGAACATGATGTGCAGATTGAGATCCTCTTCTGCGGCATCTGTCACTCTGACGTCCATTCGGTGCGTAACGAGTGGAGCGACTTCATGTCTACTACCTATCCAATTGTCCCCGGCCATGAGATCGTCGGTCGTGTCACTCAGGTTGGCTCGGCAGTGACGAAGTACAAGCCTGGCGACCTCGCGGGGATCGGCTGTATGGTCGATTCGGATGGTACCTGTCCCCATTGCAAAGCTGGCTTTGAGCAGTTTTGCCAAAATGTGATCTTCACCTACAACTCCCCAGACAAGCACAAGACTGCTCCAGTCACCTATGGTGGTTACTCTGATAGCGTCGTCGTCGATGAACGCTTCGTTCTGCGCGTTCCAGATAACCTCGATCTCGCCGGGGTTGCGCCGCTCCTCTGCGCCGGGATCACCACCTACTCGCCCCTGCGCCACTGGGGCGTCACTAAGGGCAAGAAGGTCGGCGTAGTCGGTCTTGGCGGGCTGGGTCACATGGGCGTGAAGTTCGCCCGTGCGTTCGGTGCCCACGTCGTCGTCTTCACCACCTCGCCCGACAAAAAGGAAGGCGCGCTCCGCCTCGGTGCTGACGAAGTGGTCGTCTCCCGCAATGCCGACGAGATGCAGCAGAACGCTGGCAGCTTCGATTTCATTCTCGATACCGTCTCAGCCAATCACGACATCAACGCCTATCTCAACCTGCTTCGCCTCGACGGCAACATCACCCTTGTCGGCGCACCTGAGAAGCCCCTGGAGGTCGCGGCATTCAGCCTGATCATGGGCCGCCGCAGTCTCTCCGGCTCTAATATCGGCGGCATCGCGGAAACCCAGGAAATGCTCGACTTTTGCGGCGAACATAACATCACTTCCGATGTCGAAGTCATCCCCATCCAAAAAGTCAACGAAGCTTACGAAAGACTGCTCAAGTCCGATGTGAAATATCGCTTTGTAATTGATATGGCATCGCTTAAATCTGAATAA
- a CDS encoding ribonuclease D, whose protein sequence is MPYLTAENDIKALITKFSQAKILWVDTEIADYKSNPRLSLIQVLADSTDSTGDGTFLLDVLDKPELAKDFVNQIMVNPDIEKVFHNASYDIRFLGNDDVQNVTCTLKMARQIPYYILPLPNRQLKTLIETLCGIAYVDKTEQSGDWAKRPLTQKQLEYAKMDAVYLAGVHRRLLEILAQCYSEPATENLTALGQKYQEIESSWKPLDSEIAEVKERFKAGMMAQKLKDSSYFELSSSITMKVDFITLARLTQTEGIELNFPVTLTKEIQKQLGQLLTDPSLEVEEIASLRLNSNLQQRRKSTKKIVPEPESEDLTALGERYKEILPEWKLLDSEVEYLKERIKKAMLVQNQENTPHFKLSSSSILKVDFAKLAKLALSVGVELDFMVTLTQYIQKRLGEAINKIDVQIEYITSWRMRAKTVEDEDDDEIPF, encoded by the coding sequence ATGCCTTATTTAACAGCAGAAAACGACATCAAAGCACTCATCACTAAATTTTCCCAAGCTAAAATCCTGTGGGTTGACACAGAAATAGCAGACTATAAATCTAACCCCAGATTATCTCTAATTCAGGTGTTAGCTGACTCCACAGATTCGACCGGAGATGGAACTTTTCTACTAGATGTCTTGGATAAACCTGAATTGGCAAAAGATTTCGTCAACCAAATCATGGTCAATCCAGATATTGAAAAAGTATTCCACAACGCCAGCTATGACATCAGATTTCTCGGCAATGATGACGTTCAAAATGTCACTTGCACATTAAAAATGGCGAGACAGATTCCTTATTACATCCTGCCATTACCCAACCGACAGCTCAAAACTTTAATAGAAACACTTTGCGGCATTGCTTATGTAGATAAAACAGAACAAAGCGGCGATTGGGCAAAGCGTCCGCTGACCCAGAAGCAGCTAGAATATGCCAAGATGGATGCGGTCTATTTAGCTGGAGTGCATCGCCGCCTGCTAGAAATCCTTGCCCAATGTTACTCCGAACCCGCAACGGAAAACTTGACAGCATTGGGCCAAAAATATCAGGAAATAGAATCTAGTTGGAAGCCGCTAGACTCAGAAATTGCTGAAGTCAAAGAACGATTTAAAGCGGGCATGATGGCACAAAAGCTCAAAGATAGTTCTTATTTTGAGCTTTCCAGTTCGATAACGATGAAAGTTGATTTTATCACGCTGGCCAGACTGACGCAAACTGAGGGAATTGAGTTGAATTTTCCGGTGACACTGACGAAAGAAATTCAAAAACAGTTAGGCCAACTCCTCACTGATCCATCTTTGGAAGTTGAGGAAATTGCTAGCTTGCGCTTGAATTCCAACCTACAGCAGCGGCGGAAATCTACTAAGAAAATTGTGCCGGAACCGGAGAGTGAGGATTTAACAGCATTGGGGGAAAGGTACAAAGAAATTTTGCCTGAATGGAAGTTGCTGGATTCAGAAGTTGAGTATCTGAAAGAGCGAATTAAAAAAGCAATGTTGGTGCAAAATCAGGAAAATACTCCCCATTTTAAGTTATCCAGTTCCTCGATTTTGAAGGTAGATTTTGCTAAATTGGCTAAACTTGCGCTATCTGTTGGAGTGGAGTTAGATTTTATGGTGACGCTGACTCAATATATCCAAAAGCGGTTAGGGGAAGCGATTAACAAAATTGATGTGCAAATTGAGTATATTACGAGTTGGCGGATGAGGGCTAAGACGGTGGAAGATGAAGATGATGATGAAATCCCTTTTTAA
- a CDS encoding DNA gyrase subunit A has translation MSTSESRIIPTDLGNEMSRSYLEYAMSVIVGRALPDARDGLKPVHRRILYAMNELGLTPDRPFRKCARVVGEVLGKYHPHGDTAVYDALVRMAQDFSMRERLINGHGNFGSVDNDPPAAMRYTECRLTALTSDSMLRDIDSETVDFGDNFDGSQQEPLVLPARIPQILLNGSSGIAVGMATNIPPHNLGEIIDGLVALIHNPAITDLELMQYIPGPDFPTGGQILGRGGIRDAYTTGRGSITMRGVAGIETIEHPGRPDKEAIIITELPYQTNKAALIEKIAELVNDKRLDGISDIRDESDRDGMRIVIELKRDAYPRVVLNNLYKQTPLQANFGANMLALVNGEPQLLTLSQFLNVFLDFRIETITRRTQYELRKAEERDHLLQGLLIALDNLDAIIHLIRAAADSAAAKQELMDNYGLSEQQSDAILQMQLRRLTALEAQKIQQEHEELRSKIADLEDILARRERILEIAEFEAVEIQTKIATPRRSVIEHAEGEIDERDLIANEQAIILITEQGYIKRMPVSTFEAQSRATRGKAGAKMKEDDGVEHFLSCCDHDSVLFFSDRGVVYSVKAYQIPICSRTARGTPVVQLLPIPIEEKITSMVSVTEFTSEEYLVMLTRGGYIKKTALSAFGNIRTNGLIAISLEEGDQLRWVRRAKVGDSIIIGTRQGMAIHFRTNHEQLRPVGRATRGVKSMKLRSGDELISMDILPSSIVAEIAELETEESEFEGANIAQLETGDSEFEGTEIAELETEESEVEDEELELQAEEIEGEEAEEISTVSSEVPSVLVITTNGYGKRVPVSQFRLQRRAGKGLTATKFKSKKGKDQVAALRIVNEDDELMIITNRGIIIRQAVSAISTQSRTATGVRVQRLDEDDSIVAVALVPPAGEESAEESESEEVAE, from the coding sequence ATGAGCACCTCTGAGTCGCGGATAATCCCGACGGATCTGGGTAATGAGATGTCCCGATCGTACTTGGAATACGCCATGAGCGTAATTGTCGGTCGGGCGCTACCAGATGCCAGGGACGGTCTCAAGCCCGTTCACCGACGCATTCTCTACGCCATGAACGAATTGGGCTTGACTCCCGATAGACCTTTCCGCAAATGCGCCCGCGTCGTGGGGGAGGTGCTGGGCAAGTATCACCCGCACGGAGATACAGCGGTTTACGACGCCCTGGTGCGGATGGCTCAGGATTTCTCCATGCGGGAACGCCTGATCAACGGTCACGGCAACTTCGGCTCCGTTGACAACGACCCGCCGGCTGCCATGCGGTACACCGAATGTCGCCTCACAGCTTTGACTAGCGACTCCATGCTGCGCGACATCGACTCGGAAACAGTTGATTTCGGGGACAACTTCGACGGTTCCCAGCAAGAACCCCTCGTACTCCCGGCACGCATTCCCCAAATTTTGCTCAACGGTTCCTCCGGGATTGCTGTGGGGATGGCAACCAACATTCCGCCACACAATTTAGGCGAAATAATTGACGGTTTAGTAGCACTAATTCACAATCCAGCAATTACCGACCTGGAATTGATGCAGTACATCCCCGGCCCGGACTTTCCCACCGGAGGGCAAATTCTGGGTAGAGGCGGCATTCGCGATGCTTACACCACGGGTCGCGGTTCGATTACAATGCGCGGAGTCGCCGGCATTGAAACCATCGAACATCCCGGCCGCCCCGACAAAGAAGCAATTATTATCACCGAATTGCCTTACCAAACAAACAAGGCAGCACTAATTGAGAAAATTGCCGAACTTGTCAACGACAAAAGATTAGATGGAATTTCCGACATTCGCGACGAAAGCGATAGAGACGGAATGCGGATCGTGATCGAACTCAAGCGCGACGCCTATCCCCGCGTCGTCCTCAACAACCTCTATAAACAAACACCCCTCCAAGCCAACTTTGGAGCCAATATGTTAGCGCTAGTAAATGGGGAACCCCAACTACTTACGCTCTCCCAATTCCTCAATGTCTTCCTAGATTTCCGCATTGAGACAATTACTCGCCGGACTCAATATGAGCTCCGCAAAGCAGAAGAACGCGACCACCTTCTGCAAGGCTTATTAATTGCCCTAGACAACTTAGATGCAATTATTCACCTAATTCGCGCCGCTGCCGACTCCGCCGCAGCGAAACAAGAATTGATGGATAATTACGGTCTTTCTGAACAGCAATCCGACGCAATTCTGCAAATGCAGCTCCGGCGTTTGACAGCATTAGAAGCACAAAAGATTCAGCAAGAACACGAAGAACTGCGCTCTAAAATCGCCGATTTGGAAGATATCTTAGCGCGCCGGGAACGCATCTTAGAAATCGCCGAATTTGAAGCAGTTGAAATCCAAACCAAAATCGCCACTCCTAGGCGCAGCGTTATCGAACACGCCGAAGGAGAAATCGATGAAAGAGATTTAATTGCCAACGAACAAGCAATTATTCTGATCACCGAGCAAGGCTACATCAAACGGATGCCTGTTAGCACTTTCGAGGCCCAAAGTCGCGCTACTCGCGGCAAAGCAGGCGCGAAAATGAAAGAAGACGACGGAGTAGAACATTTCCTTTCTTGCTGCGATCACGATAGCGTTTTGTTCTTCAGCGACAGGGGCGTAGTTTACTCTGTCAAAGCTTATCAAATTCCCATCTGTTCCCGGACGGCCCGCGGCACTCCCGTGGTGCAACTGCTGCCGATTCCTATAGAAGAAAAAATTACTTCTATGGTGTCAGTCACAGAATTCACCAGCGAAGAATACTTGGTAATGCTGACTCGCGGCGGCTACATCAAGAAAACCGCACTTTCGGCTTTTGGCAACATCCGTACTAATGGATTAATCGCGATTTCTCTAGAAGAAGGCGACCAACTGCGCTGGGTACGGAGAGCAAAAGTGGGTGACAGCATCATCATCGGTACGCGCCAAGGGATGGCAATTCATTTCCGCACCAATCACGAACAGTTGCGCCCAGTCGGCCGCGCGACGCGGGGTGTAAAATCAATGAAATTGCGATCGGGCGATGAGTTGATTAGCATGGACATTTTGCCCAGTTCAATAGTTGCCGAAATTGCTGAATTGGAAACTGAAGAGTCGGAATTTGAGGGAGCTAATATTGCTCAATTAGAAACGGGCGACTCGGAATTTGAAGGAACCGAAATTGCTGAATTGGAAACGGAAGAGTCGGAAGTGGAAGATGAAGAATTAGAATTGCAAGCCGAGGAAATTGAAGGCGAAGAGGCTGAAGAAATTTCGACAGTTAGCAGTGAAGTTCCTTCCGTGTTGGTAATCACCACCAACGGCTACGGCAAGCGGGTTCCAGTTTCTCAATTCCGCCTACAAAGACGGGCGGGCAAGGGATTGACGGCTACTAAATTTAAGTCGAAAAAGGGTAAGGATCAGGTAGCTGCGCTGCGAATTGTCAATGAAGATGACGAGTTGATGATCATTACCAACCGAGGTATTATTATCCGTCAGGCTGTGAGCGCAATTTCTACTCAATCGCGCACTGCAACGGGCGTGCGGGTGCAGCGGTTGGACGAGGATGATTCGATCGTAGCTGTGGCTTTAGTGCCGCCTGCTGGTGAAGAATCGGCCGAAGAATCGGAATCTGAGGAAGTGGCAGAATAG
- a CDS encoding histone deacetylase has product MLPVIYSEDFLLHKTGMLHPERPERLTAIANALKAAPWAAQIEWQLPTPVAHREKALFSAIKKVHSQRYIKEVEHLAHRGGGYLDGDTPISAESYDVALLAASAWLDGVDRVVAAGEPAFVLARPPGHHAENARAMGFCLFSNAAIAAHYALEQPGINRVAVLDWDVHHGNGTQSLVENCRQIAYCSLHQSPCYPGTGDAEERGAYDNVLNIPLYPGGGIAEYLSAFESLVVPFLSNFEPDLLIVSAGYDATASDPLASMTLAPSDYGTFTGYCLQITRRIAFGLEGGYALKELAESVVATIDRCLN; this is encoded by the coding sequence ATGCTACCCGTCATCTACTCCGAAGATTTCTTGCTGCACAAGACTGGAATGCTTCACCCAGAGCGACCAGAACGTTTAACGGCGATCGCCAACGCTCTGAAAGCTGCTCCTTGGGCGGCTCAAATTGAGTGGCAACTGCCCACCCCAGTGGCGCACCGCGAAAAAGCACTGTTCTCGGCGATCAAAAAAGTTCACTCGCAAAGATACATCAAAGAAGTCGAACATTTGGCTCATCGGGGAGGCGGCTACCTCGACGGCGATACGCCGATTTCTGCTGAAAGTTACGACGTAGCGTTGCTAGCGGCGAGTGCTTGGCTCGATGGGGTCGATCGAGTGGTGGCTGCGGGGGAACCGGCTTTTGTGCTGGCCAGGCCGCCGGGACACCACGCCGAAAACGCCCGCGCGATGGGTTTTTGCTTGTTTTCCAATGCTGCGATCGCTGCTCACTACGCCCTAGAACAGCCGGGAATCAACCGCGTCGCCGTCCTCGACTGGGACGTACACCACGGTAACGGCACTCAATCTTTGGTGGAAAACTGCCGGCAAATTGCTTACTGTTCCCTGCACCAATCTCCCTGCTATCCGGGAACGGGAGATGCCGAGGAGCGCGGGGCCTACGACAACGTGCTGAACATTCCCCTGTATCCGGGCGGCGGCATAGCTGAATACCTGAGCGCCTTTGAATCTCTTGTCGTGCCGTTTTTGTCAAACTTTGAACCGGATTTGTTGATTGTCAGCGCCGGTTATGACGCTACTGCGTCCGATCCGCTGGCTAGCATGACTCTGGCTCCGTCAGATTACGGTACTTTCACCGGATACTGCCTGCAAATCACCCGCCGCATCGCCTTTGGTTTGGAGGGGGGTTACGCGCTGAAAGAGTTGGCCGAGTCGGTTGTCGCGACTATTGACCGATGCCTCAATTAG